One Brachybacterium aquaticum genomic region harbors:
- a CDS encoding NAD-dependent DNA ligase LigA produces MTPTAQDPQHPRPEVESPSADSPSAKAPSSDSTAQQRIAELIAQIEQAREDYYGHDAPTMADAEYDALEQELRTLEAEHPQLAREDSPTRTVGNAGVATGLAPVQHAERMQSLDNVFSLEELREWCAHASAELGGSVRWLTELKIDGLAINLRYEHGELVTAATRGDGRTGEDVTENALRIEGIPQRLAGEGHPALVEVRGEVFMPTAAFERLNDFQVELRERAVAEARTRFESRQATAQRAFDEEREQLAATRRFPTLANPRNTAAGGLRQQLDKKDGLEREAGEARLGGLRLTVHGLGAWCDPPVGSQSEVYELLASWGLPTSRYMQVSESIDEVIAYVEHYGEHRHDVEHEIDGIVIKVDAFSQQRALGSTSRAPRWATAFKYPPEEVTTKLLDIQVQVGRTGRVTPFGVMEPVTVAGSTVEKATLHNQFDVERKGVLIGDTIILRKAGDVIPEILGPVESLRDGTERPFVMPTECPSCGTEIRPEKEGDKDWRCPNQRDCPAQVTGRVEHAGSRGAFDIESLGEESAIALTDPDKRRGEALAALAEGHAIHLPIRGVEDVELERFVVLRNGEVSQGNDGVPLLRLTSADDPLLPALQTPVITTGEDLFDLTAEKVREVFVWQPERRDGVPTGDWRIQPAFWSRPQFRHYKRGDEWREVKQPGVLKTTELLLSELEKAKGQPLWRVLVALSIRHVGPTAARSLATAYGTMDAIREASVEQLAETDGVGQIIAEAVVEWFSVDWHRALVDGWAASGVRMADEVEEGFVKTLEGLTIVVTGGLEGFTRDGAKEAIISRGGKASGSVSKKTSFVVVGENAGSKETKARDLGLTILDEAGFVQLLEHGPEAVTPDEDAAAVDGADSDADAADAD; encoded by the coding sequence GCACCCTCGAGGCGGAGCACCCGCAGCTCGCGCGCGAGGATTCGCCCACCCGCACCGTCGGGAATGCCGGCGTCGCCACGGGCCTCGCCCCGGTCCAGCACGCCGAGCGGATGCAGAGCCTGGACAACGTCTTCTCCCTGGAGGAGCTGCGCGAGTGGTGCGCCCATGCGAGCGCGGAGCTCGGCGGGAGCGTGCGCTGGCTGACCGAGCTGAAGATCGACGGGCTCGCCATCAACCTGCGCTACGAGCACGGGGAGCTCGTCACCGCCGCGACCCGCGGCGACGGCCGCACCGGCGAGGACGTCACCGAGAACGCCCTGCGCATCGAGGGGATCCCGCAGCGCCTGGCGGGGGAGGGGCACCCGGCCCTCGTGGAGGTGCGCGGCGAGGTGTTCATGCCCACCGCCGCCTTCGAGCGCCTGAACGACTTCCAGGTCGAGCTGCGGGAGCGCGCGGTCGCTGAGGCCCGCACCCGCTTCGAGTCCCGTCAGGCCACCGCCCAGCGCGCCTTCGACGAGGAGCGTGAGCAGCTCGCCGCCACTCGGCGCTTCCCCACCTTAGCCAACCCCCGCAACACCGCCGCCGGGGGCCTGCGCCAGCAGCTGGACAAGAAGGACGGGCTCGAGCGGGAGGCCGGCGAAGCGCGTCTCGGCGGGCTGCGCCTGACCGTCCACGGCCTCGGCGCCTGGTGCGACCCGCCGGTCGGCTCCCAGAGCGAGGTCTACGAGCTGCTGGCCTCCTGGGGACTGCCCACCTCGAGGTACATGCAGGTCAGCGAGTCGATCGACGAGGTCATCGCCTACGTCGAGCACTACGGCGAGCACCGCCACGACGTCGAGCACGAGATCGACGGGATCGTCATCAAGGTCGACGCCTTCTCCCAGCAGCGCGCGCTCGGCTCCACCTCCCGCGCCCCCCGCTGGGCGACCGCCTTCAAGTACCCGCCCGAGGAGGTGACCACCAAGCTCCTGGACATCCAGGTGCAGGTGGGCCGCACCGGCCGGGTCACCCCCTTCGGCGTCATGGAGCCGGTCACCGTCGCCGGCTCCACCGTCGAGAAGGCGACCCTGCACAACCAGTTCGACGTGGAGCGCAAGGGCGTTCTCATCGGCGACACGATCATCCTGCGCAAGGCCGGTGACGTGATCCCCGAGATCCTCGGCCCCGTCGAGTCGCTGCGCGACGGCACCGAGCGGCCCTTCGTCATGCCGACCGAGTGCCCCTCCTGCGGCACCGAGATCCGGCCCGAGAAGGAGGGCGACAAGGACTGGCGCTGCCCCAACCAGCGCGACTGCCCCGCCCAGGTCACCGGCCGTGTCGAGCACGCGGGCTCCCGCGGCGCCTTCGACATCGAGTCCCTCGGTGAGGAGAGCGCGATCGCGCTGACCGACCCGGACAAGCGCCGCGGCGAGGCACTCGCGGCCCTCGCCGAGGGCCACGCGATCCACCTCCCGATCCGCGGCGTCGAGGACGTGGAGCTCGAGCGCTTCGTCGTGCTGCGCAACGGCGAGGTCTCGCAGGGCAACGACGGGGTGCCGCTGCTGCGCCTGACCTCCGCGGACGACCCGCTGCTGCCCGCCCTGCAGACCCCGGTCATCACCACCGGCGAAGACCTCTTCGACCTCACCGCCGAGAAGGTGCGCGAGGTGTTCGTATGGCAGCCCGAGCGGCGCGACGGCGTCCCCACCGGCGACTGGCGCATCCAGCCCGCCTTCTGGTCCCGCCCCCAGTTCCGCCACTACAAGCGCGGCGACGAGTGGCGCGAGGTGAAGCAGCCGGGCGTCCTGAAGACCACCGAGCTGCTGCTCAGCGAGCTGGAGAAGGCGAAGGGCCAGCCGCTGTGGCGGGTGCTCGTGGCGCTCTCGATCCGGCACGTGGGCCCCACCGCCGCGAGGTCGCTCGCCACCGCCTACGGCACGATGGACGCGATCCGGGAGGCGAGCGTCGAGCAGCTCGCCGAGACCGACGGGGTCGGGCAGATCATTGCCGAGGCCGTGGTCGAGTGGTTCTCCGTGGACTGGCACCGCGCGCTCGTGGACGGCTGGGCCGCCTCCGGCGTGCGCATGGCCGACGAGGTCGAGGAGGGCTTCGTGAAGACTCTCGAAGGCTTGACCATCGTGGTCACCGGCGGGCTCGAGGGCTTCACCCGGGACGGCGCGAAGGAGGCGATCATCTCCCGCGGCGGCAAGGCCTCGGGCTCGGTCTCCAAGAAGACGAGCTTCGTGGTGGTCGGCGAGAACGCCGGTTCCAAGGAGACCAAGGCCCGCGACCTGGGCCTGACGATCCTCGACGAGGCCGGGTTCGTGCAGCTGCTCGAGCACGGCCCGGAGGCGGTGACGCCGGACGAGGACGCCGCCGCGGTCGACGGGGCAGACTCTGACGCCGACGCGGCCGACGCCGACTGA
- a CDS encoding DEAD/DEAH box helicase, producing MSIPPAAPTDSTALREEAREALRALTGRADADFHPGQFEAIQALVAERRRVLVVQRTGWGKSAVYFLSALLQRRRGAGPALIISPLIALMRDQVAAAQRAGVRAAAISSANPTEWRDIEEQLAADSVDVLLVSPERLVNPRFREEQLPRLVDRCGLLVIDEAHCISDWGHDFRPDYRRLRDLVGELGADVPVLATTATANSRVVADVAEQLGTGGAGGEVLTLRGPLTRESLRLGSLSLADDRQRLDYLVRHLDSFEGSGIIYALTVSAAEDLAALLDRPGRRVRAYTGRTDPEERAELEQALKDNEVKALAATSALGMGFDKPDLGFVIHLGAPSSPVAYYQQVGRAGRATDRADVLLLPGKEDRAIWEYFATASMPTQESASQVLAALAEAGGPLSTPALEARVDVRRSALELLLKVLAVDGAVQSVKGGWVSTGAPWHYDAARYENVARARRDEQQAMLAYERLAGGPEQCRMVFLAEQLDDTTAEPCGRCDVCAGAWYPSPDAAGASAGAGEGPEDSRVAALLERVGVPVEPRASWPSGLDRLLGAGAPKGRIPEGERAAEGRVIARMSDLGWAVPLRELLRTDEDGRPVDAVVPERIGGRIVEVLKDWDWAQRPAAVVRIPSTTRPQLVGSLASGIAAIGRLEDLGALDLAPGAQPLRGGGNSAFRVADLWERFAVGPELQARLDALDGAPVLLVDDAIDTRWTMAVAARLLRRAGSGPVLPLALAQQA from the coding sequence ATGAGCATCCCGCCCGCAGCCCCCACCGACAGCACCGCCCTGCGCGAGGAGGCCCGCGAGGCGCTGCGTGCGCTGACCGGCCGGGCCGACGCCGACTTCCATCCCGGCCAGTTCGAGGCGATCCAGGCGCTGGTCGCCGAGCGCCGACGGGTGCTCGTGGTCCAGCGCACCGGCTGGGGCAAGTCCGCGGTGTACTTCCTCTCCGCGCTTCTGCAGCGGCGGCGCGGGGCAGGGCCGGCGCTCATCATCTCCCCGCTCATCGCGCTCATGCGCGACCAGGTCGCCGCCGCGCAGCGGGCCGGGGTGCGGGCCGCCGCGATCAGCTCGGCGAACCCCACCGAATGGCGGGACATCGAGGAGCAGCTGGCCGCGGACTCGGTGGACGTGCTGCTGGTCTCCCCCGAGCGCCTCGTCAACCCCCGCTTCCGGGAGGAGCAGCTGCCCCGGCTCGTGGACCGCTGCGGTCTGCTGGTGATCGACGAGGCCCACTGCATCTCCGACTGGGGGCACGACTTCCGGCCCGACTACCGGCGGCTGCGGGACCTGGTCGGCGAGCTCGGCGCGGACGTGCCGGTGCTCGCCACCACCGCGACCGCGAACTCGCGCGTGGTCGCCGACGTCGCCGAGCAGCTGGGCACCGGCGGTGCGGGCGGCGAGGTGCTGACCCTGCGCGGCCCCCTCACCCGCGAGTCGCTGCGACTGGGCTCGCTGAGCCTCGCCGATGACAGGCAGCGTCTGGACTATCTGGTGCGGCACCTGGACTCCTTCGAGGGCTCCGGCATCATCTACGCGCTGACCGTCTCCGCCGCGGAGGATCTCGCCGCGCTCCTGGACCGTCCGGGCCGGCGCGTGCGCGCCTACACGGGCCGCACCGATCCCGAGGAGCGGGCCGAGCTCGAGCAGGCGCTGAAGGACAACGAGGTCAAGGCGCTCGCGGCGACGAGCGCGCTCGGGATGGGGTTCGACAAGCCGGACCTCGGCTTCGTGATCCACCTCGGCGCCCCCAGCTCCCCGGTCGCCTACTACCAGCAGGTGGGCCGTGCGGGACGCGCGACCGACCGGGCCGACGTGCTGCTGCTGCCGGGGAAGGAGGACCGGGCGATCTGGGAGTACTTCGCGACGGCCTCCATGCCCACGCAGGAGTCCGCCTCCCAGGTCCTCGCCGCGCTCGCGGAGGCGGGCGGGCCGCTCAGCACCCCGGCGCTCGAGGCGCGGGTGGACGTGCGCCGCAGCGCCCTGGAGCTGCTGCTGAAGGTGCTCGCCGTGGACGGGGCGGTGCAGAGCGTCAAGGGCGGCTGGGTCTCCACCGGCGCGCCGTGGCACTACGACGCCGCGCGCTACGAGAACGTGGCCAGGGCCCGCCGCGATGAGCAGCAGGCCATGCTCGCCTACGAGCGGCTCGCCGGCGGGCCCGAGCAGTGCCGGATGGTGTTCCTCGCCGAGCAACTGGACGACACGACCGCCGAGCCCTGCGGGCGCTGCGACGTGTGCGCCGGGGCCTGGTATCCCTCGCCGGACGCCGCCGGGGCATCGGCGGGCGCGGGCGAGGGGCCGGAGGACTCCCGGGTCGCGGCGCTGCTGGAGCGGGTCGGCGTGCCGGTGGAGCCGCGGGCGAGCTGGCCGTCCGGGCTGGACCGGCTGCTCGGCGCCGGCGCGCCGAAGGGCCGGATCCCCGAGGGCGAGCGGGCCGCCGAGGGCCGGGTCATCGCCCGCATGTCCGACCTCGGCTGGGCGGTGCCGCTGCGGGAGCTGCTGCGCACCGACGAGGACGGCCGCCCGGTCGATGCCGTGGTCCCCGAGCGGATCGGCGGGCGGATCGTCGAGGTGCTGAAGGACTGGGACTGGGCGCAGCGGCCCGCAGCCGTGGTGCGGATCCCCTCGACCACCCGCCCGCAGCTGGTCGGCTCCCTGGCCTCCGGGATCGCGGCGATCGGTCGGCTCGAGGACCTCGGCGCCCTCGACCTCGCCCCGGGCGCCCAGCCGTTGCGCGGCGGCGGCAACAGCGCCTTCCGCGTCGCGGACCTGTGGGAGCGCTTCGCCGTCGGTCCCGAGCTGCAGGCGCGGCTCGACGCGCTGGACGGGGCGCCGGTGCTGCTGGTCGACGACGCGATCGACACGCGCTGGACCATGGCGGTCGCCGCCCGGCTGCTGCGCCGCGCCGGGTCCGGCCCGGTGCTGCCGCTCGCACTCGCCCAGCAGGCCTGA
- a CDS encoding GNAT family N-acetyltransferase, giving the protein MARRPRRSTSPSRAASRAAQPLTGTALVETLLGGWRALSRLDVDGFAILRSRGVTRRGNSVVPIEPPTDPAALAAALDRIDALVGAAGEQPTYRLFDVEGLDPGPVAAALEARGAAAGEPTLVLQRPLDGLRTAPDARASIAVGAPPADWLEASWRLAPRPEEGARETLRDLMAGTPALYLSFGEDSPSADGPPGTPDPGARAVGRAALVPHRRRTIAVLDQIAVDPARRREGLGRAVVDSLLALAAVQGADLALLEVDGGNTAARGLYRAAGFAPVGEYRYVAGV; this is encoded by the coding sequence ATGGCCCGTCGACCCCGCCGCTCCACCAGCCCCTCCCGCGCCGCCTCCCGCGCGGCGCAGCCCCTCACCGGCACCGCGCTCGTCGAGACGCTGCTCGGCGGCTGGCGGGCCCTGTCCCGCCTGGACGTGGACGGCTTCGCGATCCTCCGCTCCCGCGGCGTGACCCGGCGCGGGAACAGCGTCGTCCCGATCGAGCCGCCGACGGACCCCGCCGCCCTCGCCGCGGCGCTGGACCGCATCGACGCCCTCGTCGGCGCCGCCGGCGAACAGCCCACCTACCGCCTGTTCGACGTGGAGGGCCTGGACCCCGGACCCGTCGCCGCCGCCCTCGAGGCGCGGGGTGCCGCGGCGGGGGAGCCGACCCTCGTGCTCCAGCGCCCGCTCGACGGCCTCCGCACCGCCCCCGATGCGCGCGCGAGCATCGCCGTCGGCGCCCCTCCCGCGGACTGGCTGGAGGCATCCTGGCGCCTCGCTCCGCGCCCCGAGGAGGGCGCGCGCGAGACGCTCCGCGACCTCATGGCCGGGACCCCGGCGCTCTACCTCTCGTTCGGGGAGGACTCCCCGTCGGCCGACGGGCCTCCCGGTACTCCCGATCCGGGCGCCCGCGCCGTGGGCCGGGCGGCGCTCGTCCCGCACCGCCGGCGGACCATCGCCGTGCTCGACCAGATCGCCGTCGATCCCGCCCGTCGCCGCGAGGGGCTGGGACGTGCGGTCGTCGACTCCCTGCTCGCCCTCGCCGCCGTCCAGGGTGCGGACCTCGCCCTGCTCGAGGTCGATGGGGGCAACACCGCCGCCCGCGGGCTGTACCGCGCCGCGGGATTCGCACCCGTGGGGGAGTACCGGTATGTCGCCGGGGTCTGA
- the gatC gene encoding Asp-tRNA(Asn)/Glu-tRNA(Gln) amidotransferase subunit GatC, which translates to MPSIGRDDVARLADLARIQLSEEEITRFAGEFDSIMDAVASVSEVATEDVPATSHPIAMTNVFREDEVTETLTQAEALSGAPEAEDGRFAVPQILGEE; encoded by the coding sequence ATGCCTTCGATCGGACGAGATGACGTCGCACGCCTCGCCGACCTCGCACGGATCCAGCTGTCCGAGGAGGAGATCACCCGCTTCGCCGGTGAGTTCGACTCCATCATGGACGCTGTCGCCTCCGTCTCCGAGGTCGCCACCGAGGACGTCCCCGCGACCTCCCACCCCATTGCCATGACCAACGTCTTCCGCGAGGACGAGGTCACCGAGACCCTCACCCAGGCCGAGGCGCTCTCCGGCGCCCCCGAGGCCGAGGACGGCCGCTTCGCCGTCCCCCAGATCCTGGGCGAGGAGTGA
- the gatA gene encoding Asp-tRNA(Asn)/Glu-tRNA(Gln) amidotransferase subunit GatA has translation MSTPTTSADITRRSAAAQAAALRAGEVTSEDLTRAHLDRIAAVDGDLNAFLHVSEEEALTTARDVDTRRAAGEELHPLAGMPIAVKDVVVTKGQPTTAGSRILEGWVPPYDATLVEKIRAAGLPILGKTNMDEFAMGSSTETSAYGPTRNPWDRDRIPGGSGGGSAAAVGSYEAPLAIGTDTGGSIRQPGAVTGTVGVKPTYGSISRYGLIAMASSLDQAGPVTRTVEDSALLHELIAGHDLRDSTSLPDPVGPYAEAARRQDVKGMRVGVIEELEGEGFAPEVRARFTESLEKLEQAGAEIVRVSCPNFRYALGAYYLIMPSEASSNLAKFDGMRYGLRVVPEDHPTAENVMKATRGAGFGDEVKRRILLGTYALSAGYYDAYYGSAQKVRTLVQRDFAAAFEKVDVLASPTSPTVAFRLGEKLDDPMAMYLNDIATIPANLAGTPGISLPSGLAEDGLPAGIQFLAPARADERLYQVGGALEALLEDAWGGPLLAQAPELAVTAGGATR, from the coding sequence ATGAGCACCCCCACCACCAGCGCCGACATCACCCGCCGCAGCGCCGCCGCCCAGGCCGCCGCGCTCCGGGCCGGCGAGGTCACCTCCGAGGACCTCACCCGCGCACACCTGGACCGCATCGCCGCCGTCGACGGCGACCTGAACGCCTTCCTCCACGTCAGCGAGGAGGAGGCCCTGACCACCGCCCGCGACGTGGACACCCGCCGCGCCGCCGGCGAGGAGCTGCACCCGCTGGCCGGCATGCCGATCGCCGTCAAGGACGTCGTGGTCACCAAGGGCCAGCCCACCACCGCCGGCTCCAGGATCCTCGAGGGCTGGGTCCCCCCGTACGACGCGACCCTCGTCGAGAAGATCCGCGCCGCCGGCCTGCCGATCCTCGGCAAGACCAACATGGACGAGTTCGCGATGGGCTCCTCCACCGAGACCAGCGCCTACGGCCCCACCCGCAACCCCTGGGACCGCGATCGCATCCCCGGCGGCTCCGGCGGCGGCTCCGCCGCGGCGGTCGGCTCCTACGAGGCGCCGCTCGCGATCGGCACCGACACCGGCGGCTCGATCCGCCAGCCCGGCGCCGTCACCGGCACCGTGGGCGTCAAGCCCACCTACGGCTCGATCTCCCGCTACGGCCTGATCGCCATGGCCAGCTCTCTGGACCAGGCCGGGCCCGTCACCCGCACAGTCGAGGACTCCGCGCTGCTGCACGAGCTGATCGCCGGGCACGACCTGCGCGACTCGACCTCCCTGCCCGACCCCGTCGGCCCCTACGCCGAGGCGGCCCGCCGCCAGGACGTCAAGGGCATGCGCGTCGGCGTCATCGAGGAGCTCGAGGGCGAGGGCTTCGCCCCCGAGGTCCGCGCCCGCTTCACCGAGTCGCTCGAGAAGCTCGAGCAGGCCGGCGCGGAGATCGTGCGCGTCTCCTGCCCGAACTTCCGCTACGCCCTCGGCGCCTACTACCTGATCATGCCCTCGGAGGCGTCCTCGAACCTCGCCAAGTTCGACGGCATGCGCTACGGGCTGCGGGTCGTCCCCGAGGACCACCCCACCGCCGAGAACGTCATGAAGGCCACCCGCGGCGCCGGCTTCGGCGACGAGGTCAAGCGCCGCATCCTGTTGGGCACCTACGCGCTCTCGGCCGGCTACTACGACGCCTACTACGGCAGCGCCCAGAAGGTTCGCACCCTCGTGCAGCGCGACTTCGCCGCCGCCTTCGAGAAGGTGGACGTGCTCGCCTCGCCCACCTCCCCGACCGTCGCCTTCCGCCTCGGCGAGAAGCTCGACGATCCGATGGCCATGTACCTCAACGACATCGCCACCATCCCCGCCAACCTCGCCGGCACCCCCGGCATCTCGCTGCCCTCGGGCCTGGCCGAGGACGGGCTGCCCGCCGGCATCCAGTTCCTCGCCCCCGCCCGGGCCGACGAGCGCCTGTACCAGGTCGGCGGTGCCCTCGAGGCGCTGCTCGAGGACGCCTGGGGCGGGCCGCTGCTGGCCCAGGCCCCCGAGCTCGCCGTCACCGCAGGAGGAGCCACCCGATGA
- the gatB gene encoding Asp-tRNA(Asn)/Glu-tRNA(Gln) amidotransferase subunit GatB produces the protein MSTAQTADLVDFDDAIDRYDPVLGIEVHVELGTATKMFDGAPNIFAAEPNTAVTPTSLGLPGSLPVVNRQAVEYAIRIGLALNCSIAETCRFARKQYFYPDLTKNFQTSQYDEPIAFDGWVDVELEDGEIVRVEIERAHMEEDAGKNTHVGGATGRIHGATHSQVDYNRAGVPLVEIVTRPIPDTKGRAPEVAAAYVRTLRDIFRALDVSEARMERGNVRADVNVSLRKDASAPLGTRTETKNVNSFRSIERTVRFEISRQAGILDAGGAIVQETRHFHEDSGETSSGRVKSDAEDYRYFPEPDLVPVAPSREWVEQIREGLPELPAARRRRLLGEWGFTDLEMRDVINAGALDLVEATVAAGASAQSARKWWMGELARTAREQDAELDALSITPAQVAELQKLVDEGKINDKIAKKVLTKVLDGAGDPAAIVESEGLAVVSDDSVLTSAVDQAIADNPDVVAKIQGGKVQAIGALIGPIMKSTRGQADAGRVREIIMEKLGLS, from the coding sequence ATGAGCACCGCTCAGACCGCTGATCTCGTCGACTTCGACGACGCGATCGACCGCTACGACCCGGTGCTCGGCATCGAGGTCCACGTCGAGCTCGGCACCGCCACCAAGATGTTCGACGGTGCGCCGAACATCTTCGCCGCCGAGCCGAACACCGCCGTCACGCCGACGTCGCTGGGCCTGCCCGGCTCGCTGCCGGTCGTGAACCGTCAGGCCGTCGAGTACGCGATCCGCATCGGCCTCGCACTGAACTGCTCGATCGCCGAGACCTGCCGCTTCGCGCGCAAGCAGTACTTCTACCCCGACCTCACCAAGAACTTCCAGACCTCGCAGTACGACGAGCCCATCGCCTTCGACGGCTGGGTCGACGTCGAGCTCGAGGACGGGGAGATCGTGCGCGTCGAGATCGAGCGCGCGCACATGGAGGAGGACGCCGGCAAGAACACCCACGTCGGCGGCGCCACCGGCCGCATCCACGGTGCGACCCACTCCCAGGTCGACTACAACCGCGCCGGCGTGCCTCTGGTCGAGATCGTCACCCGCCCGATCCCCGACACCAAGGGGCGCGCCCCCGAGGTCGCCGCCGCCTACGTGCGGACCCTGCGCGACATCTTCCGGGCCCTCGACGTCTCCGAGGCCCGGATGGAGCGCGGCAACGTCCGCGCCGACGTGAACGTCTCGCTGCGCAAGGACGCCTCGGCGCCGCTCGGCACCCGCACCGAGACCAAGAACGTCAACTCCTTCCGCTCCATCGAGCGCACCGTCCGCTTCGAGATCTCCCGCCAGGCCGGGATCCTCGACGCCGGCGGCGCGATCGTCCAGGAGACCCGCCACTTCCACGAGGACAGCGGCGAGACCTCGTCCGGCCGCGTGAAGTCCGACGCCGAGGACTACCGCTACTTCCCCGAGCCCGACCTCGTCCCGGTCGCCCCGTCCCGCGAGTGGGTCGAGCAGATCCGCGAGGGCCTGCCCGAGCTTCCCGCCGCCCGCCGGCGCCGCCTGCTGGGGGAGTGGGGCTTCACCGACCTCGAGATGCGCGACGTCATCAACGCCGGCGCCCTCGACCTCGTCGAGGCCACCGTCGCCGCCGGCGCGAGCGCCCAGAGCGCCCGCAAGTGGTGGATGGGCGAGCTCGCCCGCACCGCCCGCGAGCAGGACGCCGAGCTCGACGCCCTCTCGATCACCCCCGCTCAGGTCGCCGAGCTGCAGAAGCTCGTCGACGAGGGGAAGATCAACGACAAGATCGCCAAGAAGGTCCTCACCAAGGTCCTCGACGGCGCCGGGGACCCGGCCGCGATCGTCGAGTCCGAGGGCCTCGCCGTCGTCTCCGACGACTCGGTGCTCACCTCCGCGGTGGACCAGGCGATCGCCGACAACCCGGACGTGGTCGCCAAGATCCAGGGCGGCAAGGTCCAGGCCATCGGCGCGCTCATCGGCCCGATCATGAAGTCCACCCGCGGCCAGGCCGACGCCGGCCGCGTCCGCGAGATCATCATGGAGAAGCTCGGCCTGAGCTGA